The genomic stretch AGAATCGTCAAATAAAAAGACGACGATGGTCAAAACGATAGCCTTGTCTCCGatcaaatatatctatttatcaTAGTTTTTAGTCTGTGGCAAAATTTTAGCAATTAGTCTATGCGTGCCATAAGATGAAAAGGATGGAAGATCGCTGTTCTAAAGAATTTAGTAACGTGGCTCACCGATGGCCACCGTGACAGGCAACGTGTTAACTTAGGATGAAAGATGGGGAATCGTCGCCTTGGATAAATATTACAACACAGATAAATTGCCAGCTAGGTATATGTACACGCACAGTCACGCTTTATAACCGACCTCTCTCTACTATCTACAGATTTACATCGCACGCAACATCGTATTAACCTTGCTGCTTCGCTACTTCTAATTCTATGCAAATTTACAGTCCGATTCGGCCCTCGTGCCATTCGTAAGCACACACGTTAGTATTTAACTGTTCCGTTGCAACGGCTGTTATTGTCTCGAGTTTTGGAGAACCAAAATTTTATTGGTAAACGAAAAGTTGTCAGTGAAATCTTTTCTTGGTTTCTTTAACGCGATTCCGTTAGGTTGTTCCATAAGATTGGTCGTTTTCTCTGTTGTTACTTATTTTTCCTATTTGTCAAATATTGcctatttatatttgttttttttccATTCATTAAAAAATCGTCTAGTTTTCTTTCATCCGTTTTCTAGTTCTCTTAATTGTATTAATTACTACGTAGTTTTTAGTAGGAGATATTTTTGTCGAAGATTAATAAGAAACGgagatttttgaaatttcgcgaAAGAAGAGTAAATAGAAGCAagtgaaataaattgaaaaaagaaacaaacacAATTTCTAGATGAGAAGAGGCGAGAAGACGAGGGAATTTACGATTGATCTCACAATGATTCTTCGCAATTTCCTGCCAAATTTTGTTATCGAAAAGCGACAAAATTTATGAAACGACCTAATAGATATCGTAATCgatgtttcttaaaaaaaaaaaaaaaaaaaacgtttgaattattatagaaattctGAAATTGATCGTTAGCTGTACTTTACGATTGTGCGTCGTAATATCGTCCCGAATTATTGATAACTGAAATTTCGCCGTCAGTAAAATGTCTACAATCACGATTGAAATTTACGCTTGTTTCGTTCTGTTGTTTTTAAAAGCAATATTCTCAGCTGCTGCAAAATctttttatcggtagtaacacACTCTATCGTTTGATAAATTTTATCATGATATGAAGTAGGATATTTTATACCTTACTATAAAACTTATGAAACTCCAAGATATGTGCAATCTATTAATGAATaagtttatataaaaaaatacgataagcGTATCGGAATATGAAACATATTTacgtaatgaaaataaatttagcATAAAGGTTAAAAAATCACTGTATAgttgaaaatatatacaaaaccTTTCAGGCGTTATATAAATCGAAATATTCAGTTTCCGAAAGAAAATTCTCAATCCTCGACCGACGTATTCTCCAACATAATGACTATATAACGCGTACAGAGAAGAATGTCGTATTAAATTTTGCTTTCGCTATTATTTACTAATCAAATAACACGTTACTCCTTCCCTCTTGCATCATTCCCTGTATACGACACCGGTTGAGTTACACGctctaagaaaaaaaaaaaaaagaaaaaaacctATCCTTTAAGAAAAGTCTATTCcattaatgaaatattaacaTAAAATTGCACGTGTTACGATCCTAAGGAAAAATACAAaactagaaaaataaaaaataaaaagaagaacaaaattTATCCCATTACTATATAATATGAAACTTAAAAAATGCCAAAAATACCCTATGACAACAAGAACAAAGGGGAATGCAAAGATAATATATCAACTGCTCTTTATCATATCTCGAACCAAGCAACTAtaaaaaaattcgaaaaaaaTTCTCAAACGTTAGATTGCGAAAAAATAGAGCCCTCCGCTAGGAGACTCGGTCTTTACAAATCAAGGCCAAATCTCCAGTAGAGTCCTGGTCTTCTGGGCAAGGGTCTCGCGGGGAACTGGTGTCAGGGGATCTCGGTGTTCAACGTACCCTTGGAAACCACCTGAACGACGTCAGTCTTACCAACAGCTCCTCCTTGCTCCAACACCACGTTATTGTTGTTgtgattgttgttgttgttggtcTCTGGATGTTGACTGGCTAGGTGTTTCCTCAGCGCTGCTTGCCTGGTGAACTTCGCGTCGCACCTGGTGCACGATATCTCGATACTTCCGGTAGACGACGAGTGTTCTCCGTTGGCCAGTCTTGGTTTATGCCAGCGTCTGTGAGAGGCCAAATTCGCCGGACACGAGAATCTCTTGTCGCATTCTGGACATCTGTACTCGACGTGGGCTATCCTGGAGCACCTGTGCTGGGCCAACTGGAACGCGTCCTCGTGCAATTGCCTGCAGAGCTTGCACTGATAAGGGCCAAGCCTGTTCTCGATCTTAGCTAGCTCCGCTCGCGCCTCCTCGGTGACTTCAACGATGTTGAATGCCGGATCGATGTCTCCGGTGACTACAGCCTCGTCCGGGCCCAAAATCACGGTACCCGACACCGGGCTACTGGTATCCTCGTCGAATTTCAATCTTCTAGCGTGCTTCTTTTTGGGTCTCTGAAGAAGCTTCTCGGTGGAACTGGATCTGGAGCTACTAGACGCGACGTTGTTGTTGCTGGTCGTCGAGGCTGGACTCGAGTCCTCCTCTCTTACTTTTCGTCTTGGACATTGCGGAGGCGACGGTGTGCTCGGAGGAGTCATGGGAGCGTGCTGCATCCCTTGCAGGTGATGCTGCGGCGTTAGAAGAAGCTGCTGGTGGTAGCCTTGTACCGATTGAAGATGACTAGGACTGGTTAATAGAAGCTTCTGATTGTGCGTGTAATACTTGGAAGCGATCTCGTTCGAGCTTGAACCAAAGGGAGCTAGTCTGGTGGCCTCTTCCAAAGTGCAGGCTTTCACCGTTGGTTCCGGAGTTTGCAGTGGTTCTTTCTTGGAAAGTAGCTCGTAACTGGAATGACTGTGCACCGAGGAACTTCGTGGAACCGTGTCGAAGTCGTCGACCACCAGGGGACTCGTTTCGTCGCTGTTCCTTCCGTACCCGGTGTTTTCCAATTCTTTCTGCACATCGTCCAACGTTCTCTGATCTTTCTTGGAATCTACGAGATCTTCGGTTTTCGGCGTGATCGGTGTAGGCGGAGGTTTCAGAGACAGATCCAGGGGACACGGGGTAGACGATCTGGACAAGTCCCAGTTTTGAAGAACGTGATGATCGGGAACCCTGGAGTAGGTAGGAGGGTTCTCCATAGGAATGTGCCAACTGGTAGCCGCGCCGTACGAATGCTGGTGGATCTCGTCACCGTAGTAACCCAGATAATTCAACCCAGGGGCCAGGAACGCCCGTGGCAACGAACTGTGCAACATACTGACGTTCGTCTCTGCCAAATGTCTCTTTCCTTACGTTTCTCCTTAGACGAACCATATATTCGATATTTCAACCGTTTCCATTTTACGTTGATTAATAATTCTTAGGAACACTGGGATCTTCTCTAACGTGCACAATGCAGTCTCCTACCAACGTTCTTCATCTAATAATTCTGCGACTCACGATGTCCGATGATCGCTAATCTTTCACTCGTCAAACAGATGGTGAGTTTCTCGATGTCTTATCAATTGATAATTCTACAACGATTAGACGACGTCCGAtgatttttcaatatatttgtTTCTCACTTGGCGAACAGATGGGATTTCTTGACGATTTGAAAGACTTGTCAAAGATTTTTCCGATATTTTCCAGTATATAAGACACGCTATCTGCTCCCTCGACGGCTGAACGCCGTTTGACAGAAGTACGCGAGTCGAACCTCTGGTATATTCGAACGCTCCGCCCGGGAGCCGCGTCTCGCTTTGTTTCCTATTGGTCGACCGATCTCCGGCCTCCTACCCCCACCATTGTGCATATTTGCCACCACTCCGGTGGAATTCTGGCGCGTGCTCATGTAAACACTCACCGCCCCGTCCAACCGCCTGACTAATGAATGTATATCTCCTACGCCGCTGTACCGTGGCCTCTCCACTGGAGAACGATGTCGTTCCTGTCGATTCTTTAATAGAGAATGCTACCCTTTAAACGGATCCCTTCCCCAACGTTATTTCCTTCCGACGAGCTTTCTTCGAGCCTGCACGGATTCAATATGGTGAATTTATTGGAGGTTAGGTTGATGGCGAGTCGATTGGCTGTGTTCGTGGAAATGCATGGTTTTGGGGAACGTACTGGCGCAAAAATGAGATTTAATTGTTTAGATAAATAATTGTTAGCCCGTTAGAATGTTATAGCGTTGAATACGAGAATGTTAGGATACTGTATGACATtagaatgttagaatgttatggAATACTAGTATGTTAGAAGGTtagaatgttagaatgttagaatgttatggAATATTAGAGTGTTAGAATGTCGTAGAATGTTAGGAGGTTAGAATGTCAGAATGTTATAGAATATgagaatgttagaatgttatagcatattagaatgttaaaacgttatagaatATCGgaaggttaaaacgttatagaatatcggaatgttagaatgttataggatattagaatgttagaatgttatagaaTGTTAGAATGTCGTAGAATGTTAAAAGGTtagaatgttagaatgttataggatattagaatgttagaatgttatggaatgttaaaatgttaaaacgttataaaatatcgaaatgttagaatgttataagAATATTAgaacgttaaaacattatagaACGTCGGAATGTTACAATGTTATAGGATGTTAGaatattaaaacgttatagaatATCGgaaggttaaaacgttatagaatatcggaatgttagaatgttataggATATTAGAATGTTAGAATATTATAGTGTTAGAATGTCGTAGAATGTTAGAAGGTtagaatgttagaatgttataggATATaagaatgttagaatgttatggaatgttaaaatgttaaaacgttatagaaCATCGGAATGTTACAATGTTATAGGATGTTAGaatattaaaacgttatagaatATCGgaaggttaaaacgttatagaatatcggaatgttagaatgttataggatattagaatgttagaatgttatagaaTGTTAGAATGTCGTAGAATGTTAGAAGGTTAGAATGTTACAATGTTATAGGATATTAGaatattaaaacgttatagaatATCGGAATGTCAGAATATTATAGAGTGTTAGAATGTCGTAGAATGTTAGAAGGTtagaatgttagaatgttataggatattagaatgttagaatgttacggaatgttaaaatgttaaaacgttataaaatatcgaaatgttagaatgttataagAATATTAgaacgttaaaacattatagaACGTCGGAATGTTACAATGTTATAGGATATTAGaatattaaaacgttatagaatATCGGAATGTTAGAATATTATAGTGTTAGAATGTCGTAGAATGTTAGAAGGTtagaatgttagaatgttataggatattagaatgttagaatgttatggaatattaaaatgttaaaacgttataaaatatcggAATGTTACAATGTTATAGGATGTTAGaatattaaaacgttatagaatATCGgaaggttaaaacgttatagaatatcggaatgttagaatgttatagaGTATTAGAATGTCGTAGAATGTTAGAAGGTtagaatgttagaatgttataggatattagaatgttagaatgttatggaatattaaaatgttaaaacgttataaaatatcgttataaacgttataaacgttataaaaaaaatgttagaaTGTTAGATATAGTTACTAGAATATTGAAATTAGATAGATTGTTGTGTGATTGGTATTGTTATGTGACTGTTAAGCAATTAGTAGATCCGTCTGCAACCTTCATTTTATTCACATGCGGTTCTTTTCAATTTTCCGTATTTTAAAGTCTCCCAAAATTCTTGAATGCTCTTCCAAGTTTCTAGGACATCATCCAATAGTTTTTATCGAcacctatattatattacgttaccTTAACTTTTTTAAGCAGACCAAAATTTTAAACAAGGACatggagaaaatg from Bombus vancouverensis nearcticus chromosome 9, iyBomVanc1_principal, whole genome shotgun sequence encodes the following:
- the LOC117163741 gene encoding uncharacterized protein LOC117163741 produces the protein MLHSSLPRAFLAPGLNYLGYYGDEIHQHSYGAATSWHIPMENPPTYSRVPDHHVLQNWDLSRSSTPCPLDLSLKPPPTPITPKTEDLVDSKKDQRTLDDVQKELENTGYGRNSDETSPLVVDDFDTVPRSSSVHSHSSYELLSKKEPLQTPEPTVKACTLEEATRLAPFGSSSNEIASKYYTHNQKLLLTSPSHLQSVQGYHQQLLLTPQHHLQGMQHAPMTPPSTPSPPQCPRRKVREEDSSPASTTSNNNVASSSSRSSSTEKLLQRPKKKHARRLKFDEDTSSPVSGTVILGPDEAVVTGDIDPAFNIVEVTEEARAELAKIENRLGPYQCKLCRQLHEDAFQLAQHRCSRIAHVEYRCPECDKRFSCPANLASHRRWHKPRLANGEHSSSTGSIEISCTRCDAKFTRQAALRKHLASQHPETNNNNNHNNNNVVLEQGGAVGKTDVVQVVSKGTLNTEIP